The Lysobacter capsici genome has a segment encoding these proteins:
- a CDS encoding GNAT family N-acetyltransferase, whose translation MKSSASSEIGSFNARAQAFARIHAETSSAAFAANLHTQVETLIAGEVMFPVTVNDAQAGNAWVCSPHTTYGDYALEEAIRYAPRWLSPALNLLGRGSKAWLRSARIDRAVAINNWLLSTNLYPPLPSVPLANLLQQALARWPGHAIWLRSLNDLEHHDWLTECERLGFALIPSRQVYLFHDVARLARERHNLKVDLKLAAKQPGRARDGDIVDADYPRIAELYERLYMDKYSRCNPHYNAQFMRQWHRAGLLEFDGYRDEAGRLLCIAGQFRQGHTLTTPIVGYDTALPQRMGLYRLLTACTFEHAIAGGFGINFSAGAAGFKRLRGGVPSIEYSAVYMRHLPRPTRRVLTIISALTRRAGVPIMRRFEL comes from the coding sequence ATGAAGTCCTCGGCGTCCAGCGAGATCGGGTCGTTCAACGCACGCGCGCAAGCGTTCGCGCGGATCCACGCGGAGACGTCATCGGCTGCGTTCGCCGCCAACTTGCACACCCAGGTCGAGACGTTAATCGCGGGTGAGGTGATGTTCCCGGTCACGGTGAACGATGCGCAGGCCGGCAATGCCTGGGTCTGTTCGCCGCACACGACCTACGGCGATTACGCGCTCGAAGAGGCGATCCGCTACGCGCCGCGTTGGCTGTCGCCGGCGTTGAACCTGCTGGGTCGCGGCAGCAAGGCCTGGCTGCGATCGGCGCGGATCGATCGCGCCGTGGCGATCAACAACTGGCTTTTGTCGACCAATCTGTATCCGCCCTTGCCATCCGTGCCGCTGGCGAACCTGTTGCAGCAGGCGCTGGCGCGTTGGCCCGGGCATGCGATCTGGCTGCGTTCGCTCAACGATCTCGAACATCACGATTGGCTAACCGAGTGCGAACGGCTGGGCTTCGCGCTGATCCCGAGCCGGCAGGTGTATCTGTTCCACGACGTCGCGCGCTTGGCGCGCGAGCGACACAATCTCAAGGTCGATCTGAAACTGGCCGCGAAACAACCCGGCCGCGCGCGCGACGGCGATATCGTCGATGCCGACTATCCGCGCATCGCCGAGTTGTACGAACGGCTGTACATGGACAAGTACTCGCGCTGCAACCCGCACTACAACGCGCAGTTCATGCGTCAATGGCATCGGGCCGGTCTGCTGGAATTCGACGGCTATCGCGACGAGGCCGGCCGTCTGCTGTGCATCGCCGGCCAGTTTCGCCAGGGCCACACCCTGACCACGCCGATCGTCGGTTACGACACCGCCTTGCCGCAGCGCATGGGCTTGTATCGCCTGCTGACGGCCTGCACGTTCGAACACGCGATCGCTGGCGGCTTCGGCATCAATTTCAGCGCGGGCGCGGCGGGGTTCAAGCGTCTGCGCGGTGGGGTGCCGAGCATCGAGTACAGCGCGGTGTATATGCGCCATCTGCCTCGCCCGACGCGACGGGTTCTGACGATCATCTCGGCGCTGACACGGCGAGCCGGCGTGCCGATCATGCGCAGGTTCGAGTTGTGA
- a CDS encoding aromatic ring-hydroxylating oxygenase subunit alpha — translation MTTWHASHYARWFPALCTDRLGHKPAAVTVLDRPIVLGRARDGRLFALEDRCPHRHAPLSVGTLTESGIACPYHGWRFDADGRLCEIPGMPADCPLPQVRVRNIAVREQDGLIWLRLDGRDEGALPRMLNENSAGSRRFLWQTQWQAHVVDAIENFLDPMHTHWIHPGLVRSGGERQPMTARFEPDDAGFKVIYRDQPRQSGLLYRLFESPRESEQAIFDAPGSAQIEYRYVNGGIVRISLHFTPQTRDITSVFASLHVENRWAPAWLVRRLVWPFLKRVNDQDARMLAMQSANLQRFPGVRGASTQLDLVRPWVETFWQTGEAPADEQAHEARILL, via the coding sequence ATGACAACCTGGCATGCCTCGCACTACGCACGCTGGTTTCCCGCGCTGTGCACGGACCGCCTCGGCCATAAACCGGCGGCGGTCACCGTGCTCGATCGACCGATCGTGCTCGGCCGCGCGCGCGATGGGCGGTTGTTCGCGTTGGAAGACCGCTGCCCGCATCGGCATGCGCCGCTGTCGGTGGGGACGCTCACTGAGTCGGGCATTGCGTGTCCGTACCACGGCTGGCGCTTCGATGCTGACGGCCGCTTGTGCGAAATTCCCGGTATGCCGGCGGACTGTCCTTTGCCGCAGGTACGTGTACGCAACATCGCGGTGCGCGAACAGGATGGCCTGATCTGGCTGCGCCTGGACGGGCGCGACGAAGGCGCGTTGCCGCGCATGTTGAACGAGAACTCCGCAGGTTCGCGGCGGTTCCTGTGGCAGACGCAATGGCAGGCGCATGTCGTCGATGCGATCGAGAATTTTCTCGATCCGATGCACACACATTGGATTCACCCCGGCCTGGTGCGCAGCGGCGGCGAACGGCAGCCGATGACGGCGCGATTCGAACCCGACGATGCCGGGTTCAAGGTGATCTATCGCGATCAGCCGCGGCAGTCGGGTCTGTTGTACCGCCTGTTCGAATCGCCGCGCGAAAGCGAGCAGGCCATCTTCGACGCACCGGGCAGCGCGCAGATCGAGTACCGCTACGTCAACGGCGGGATCGTTCGCATCAGCCTGCATTTCACCCCGCAGACCCGCGACATCACCTCGGTGTTCGCGAGCTTGCACGTGGAAAACCGTTGGGCGCCGGCGTGGCTGGTACGTCGTCTGGTGTGGCCGTTCCTCAAGCGCGTCAACGATCAGGACGCGCGCATGCTGGCGATGCAGTCGGCCAATCTGCAGCGCTTTCCGGGCGTGCGCGGCGCATCGACCCAGCTCGATCTGGTGCGGCCGTGGGTCGAGACGTTCTGGCAGACCGGCGAGGCACCGGCCGATGAGCAGGCCCACGAGGCGCGGATCCTGCTGTAA